The following are encoded together in the Oryzias melastigma strain HK-1 linkage group LG17, ASM292280v2, whole genome shotgun sequence genome:
- the ankrd12 gene encoding ankyrin repeat domain-containing protein 12 isoform X1, with product MAKPGSDRDGAMVDKQAGKKSKDKLSPFTKTPKLDRSELLGKEGKAKSSMKRKLSFTASPPRTEERDSDTDDSDPGQSSETWGERLVAPCRIYADKDGPDKKKVKKEAGNKRSQASNLLFGYPLSERKQMALLMQMTANSPDSTPSHPSQTTPVQKKVPSSTSSRQKDKVNKRNERGETPLHMAAIRGDAKQVKELISLGADVNVKDFAGWTPLHEACNLGYYDVAKVLIAAGAEVNTQGLDDDTPLHDASSSGHTDIVKLLLRHGGNAFQANKRGERPVDVADSPELEQLLKGEASLSDQDDSSSESEDLPSVNPSSVDDNMEDTDTEKDSDGKLATKASSVAGLDEYEFKDEDEEEDLSKALNDRHILRRELRQREKEDKERNHVAGKHSSKAESSSKSKKQKTRINCSSDTSSDEMESLSGKRNSPTCSQSSEGHKPDTRAKKDHMEQKDKSKVKRKSKSQNKNKENQEDGKENSKTLALCLSTVCESSEKGREEDSFKMSFSPKDDSSVHLFHLSSIKSPNLNHSLADKQTPLKQENTKMSVPLSDGPCPVDAVKYNHYADAEFCTEGSSTKGCKHKEKSKHQQRECSGDGEDVSPCKDNSTDIGEGALRKTDVDGKVVKKHKLKHKEKDKHRREYEAERSRHRQKEARKDGHRNLEFDREFWKENFFKSDETDEPLGVKKEAEDNSSLHKALESSPVKEEKIVKEKHSNSKEKRIKEERERDKTVKKERKEEKLKDSKPSEHDERVECPGSGREDSLQSGMKEELEEKPVSGVTADQEQLEPSERAARKKADRKLPGKEKDSEKMERRHLDKEKKVKTEHSDRTETQNSVERWKEKERTGVISSLSPGDKSYRENEKPKSFSTAKKHEDGRKNKEKPDKRSDRERQDRDYGAGDHKEKDRANNEKRGKPLEKTSDHSKSDRSKEKDCDRKRREKVKDGALSSSSNLKAVLDEKRGFLSESAKVLFSKSKEEVVRTPEKDRDRRDQDRDLDRHRDKDRHKDRSQQAKVSKLKPSEVEADKNKSKTSPAARDAKPKEKRLVNDDLMQTSFERMLSMKDQEIELWHRKHLEKIKQKERERLKQRPLADAGRSKPKERTKAEPSLSKELMRSKSSEASDASCRDKPLKDVTGARTVSLDGRSLPTINTKVMTAVENCLSRSPRPESERSGLMSRSVSLVSVASSEDSCQAATLTPRNAEYDSDMTLEASDSQPAFLQSSLVIQAARSPSVHDRDCNSLPDVLQSNRTLLAGKPESQFLRTVLDEDANAVAEGRAVDHPSKGLTPITEEELRSKETSEPDESLQHSDSVADLLTEKEGFPPPHADRELPSKSQTLPQPSAPHSGSAEQAAPRPPDPTAVRDVPGLTENTQGESHGESDQPSSSAASPAAEPSALAKPFQQREPPTSGSADSQAQPDAESTQIPDKPEENPDLPEPEEKAENVPEGAGSSVSSAVPADEASAALSKTQSTSSPEDSSVNNQDCKKSRTSCDGAEPCLHPATEEKTPHESVDLKAEEVSPQSSESISAPLFAETPPAEGDTEGPAEPKAELLAEPMEVTPANDKPESAVEEQSPSTAQPAAQTDSSSASGSSSPRSVDHETDSSGAKVKVRPAEEDMDLHVPHPRKRKMPKLSPPQVWSSSQQEKEKGQQSLAAIVDSVKLEEIEPYQTERANPYYEFLHIRKKIEEKRKVLCSVTPQPPQYYDEYVTFNGSYLLDGNPLSKLCIPMITPPPSLPEPLKELFKQQEVVRMKLRLQHSIEREKLIVSNEQEVLRVHYRAARTLANQTLPFSACTVLLDAEVYNMPQDVQSDDGKTSVRDRFNARQFMSWLQDVDDKFDKLKTCLLMRQQHEAAALNAVQRLEWQLKLQELDPATYKSTSIFEIPEFYIPLVEVNDDFDLTPI from the exons ATGGCCAAACCTGGGAGCGACCGAGATGGAGCCATGGTGGATAAGCAGGCGGGGAAGAAG AGCAAAGACAAGTTGTCTCCGTTCACCAAAACTCCCAAATTGGATCGGAGTGAATTACTGGGGAAGGAAGGAAAAGCCAAGTCTTCCATGAAGCGCAAGCTCTCCTTCACTGCAAGTCCGCCCCGGACGGAGGAGCGGGACTCAGACACTG ATGACTCAGACCCAGGCCAGTCGAGTGAGACCTGGGGAGAGAGATTAGTGGCTCCCTGCAGGATATACGCAG ATAAAGACGGACCAGATAAGAAGAAGGTGAAGAAGGAGGCTGGAAACAAGAGATCGCAGGCGTCCAACCTGCTGTTTGGCTATCCTCTGTCAGAGCGCAAACAGATGGCTCTGCTGATGCAGATGACGGCCAACAGTCCAG ACTCCACACCCAGTCACCCGTCTCAAACCACCCCCGTGCAGAAGAAAGTTCCCAGCAGCACCTCGTCTCGACAGAAAGATAAAGTCAACAAGAGGAACGAGCGCGGGGAGACTCCCCTTCATATGGCAGCCATCCGAGGAGACGCAAAGCAAGTTAAGGAGCTCATTAGCCTGGGAGCTGATGTCAACGTCAAAGACTTTGCAG GTTGGACGCCTCTTCATGAAGCCTGTAATCTGGGCTACTACGACGTTGCCAAGGTTTTAATAGCAGCAGGTGCAGAGGTGAACACGCAGGGCCTGGATGACGACACGCCGCTTCACGATGCTTCCAGCAGCGGACACACAGAT ATTGTGAAGCTTCTCCTTCGTCATGGTGGCAATGCCTTCCAAGCGAACAAGCGCGGCGAGCGGCCGGTGGATGTGGCCGACTCTCCGGAGCTAGAGCAGCTATTAAAGGGAGAGGCTTCGCTGTCGGACCAAGATGACAGCTCCTCAG AATCTGAAGACCTTCCATCTGTCAATCCCTCCAGCGTGGATGACAACATGGAGGACACCGACACAGAGAAGGACTCAGACGGCAAACTGGCAACCAAGGCATCGTCCGTGGCAGGACTGGACGAGTACGAGTTCAAGGacgaggacgaggaggaggaccTGAGCAAAGCCCTGAACGACAGACACATCCTGAGGAGGGAGCTGCGGCAGCGGGAGAAGGAGGACAAAGAGAGGAATCATGTGGCAGGGAAGCACAGCAGCAAAGCAGAGTCTTCCTCAAAGTCTAAAAAGCAGAAGACTCGCATCAACTGCAGCTCCGACACCTCCAGCGACGAAATGGAAAGTCTGTCCGGAAAGAGGAACTCTCCCACCTGCTCGCAGAGCTCCGAGGGCCACAAGCCGGATACCCGAGCCAAAAAGGACCACATGGAGCAGAAGGACAAGAGCAAAGTAAAGAGGAAGAGCAAAAGCCAGAATAAAAACAAGGAGAACCAGGAGGATGGCAAAGAGAACAGTAAAACGCTAGCCCTGTGTCTTTCAACTGTGTGTGAGAGCAGCGAGAAAGGTCGGGAAGAGGACTCCTTCAAGATGTCTTTCAGTCCAAAGGATGACTCCTCCGTCCACCTCTTCCACCTGTCATCCATCAAGTCTCCTAACCTGAACCACAGCCTGGCAGATAAACAAACCCCACTCAAGCAGGAAAACACTAAGATGAGCGTGCCCCTCAGCGACGGCCCGTGTCCGGTGGACGCCGTCAAATACAACCACTACGCCGACGCCGAGTTCTGCACTGAAGGCTCCAGCACCAAGGGCTGCAAGCACAAGGAGAAGAGCAAGCACCAGCAGAGAGAGTGCAGCGGGGACGGGGAGGACGTCAGCCCCTGCAAAGACAACAGCACGGACATCGGCGAGGGCGCCTTACGGAAGACGGACGTGGACGGAAAAGTAGTCAAAAAGCATAAACTGAAACACAAGGAGAAGGACAAACACAGGAGGGAGTACGAGGCCGAGCGCAGCCGCCACAGGCAGAAGGAGGCCAGGAAGGACGGCCACAGGAATTTGGAGTTTGACAGAGAGTTCTGGAaggaaaactttttcaaaagtgATGAGACAGACGAACCTCTGGGAGTAAAAAAGGAAGCTGAAGACAACAGCTCGCTTCATAAGGCGCTGGAATCCTCTCCtgtcaaagaggagaaaatcgTCAAGGAGAAACATTCCAACAGCAAGGAGAAGAGGATAAAAGAGGAGCGAGAGAGAGACAAGACCGTGAAGAAGGAGCGGAAAGAGGAGAAGCTGAAGGATTCCAAACCCAGTGAGCACGACGAAAGAGTGGAGTGCCCCGGCTCCGGCCGCGAGGACTCGCTGCAGAGCGGCAtgaaagaggagctggaggagaagcCAGTAAGTGGAGTCACAGCTGATCAGGAACAGCTGGAGCCTTCAGAGAGAGCCGCACGCAAGAAAGCAGACAGGAAGCTCCCAGGAAAGGAGAAGGATTCCGAGAAAATGGAGAGAAGGCATCTTGACAAGGAAAAGAAggttaaaacagaacattctgACAGAACTGAAACCCAGAACTCAGTGGAGCgttggaaagaaaaagaaagaacaggAGTCATTTCTTCCCTCTCACCTGGAGACAAAAGCTACAGAGAAAACGAGAAACCCAAATCCTTCTCCACTGCAAAAAAGCATGAAGACGgcaggaaaaataaagaaaagcccGACAAACGCTCCGACAGGGAGCGGCAGGACAGAGACTACGGTGCAGGAGACCACAAGGAAAAAGATCGAGCAAACAACGAAAAGAGAGGGAAACCTCTGGAGAAAACCTCTGATCACAGCAAATCGGACCGATCCAAGGAGAAGGACTGTGACAGGAAGAGGAGAGAGAAGGTTAAAGATGGAGCTCTGTCCTCGAGCTCCAATCTGAAAGCAGTTCTAGACGAGAAGAGAGGCTTCCTGTCAGAGAGTGCCAAAGTCCTGTTCTCCAAATCTAAAGAGGAGGTTGTGAGAACGCCAGAGAAGGATCGTGACAGGCGAGACCAGGACCGAGACCTGGACCGACACAGGGACAAAGACCGGCACAAGGACCGGTCCCAGCAGGCAAAAGTTAGCAAGCTCAAACCCAGCGAGGTGGAGGCAGACAAGAACAAATCCAAAACCTCTCCAGCAGCACGAGACGCCAAGCCCAAGGAGAAGCGGCTGGTCAACGACGACCTGATGCAGACCAGCTTTGAGCGCATGCTCAGCATGAAGGACCAGGAGATCGAGCTCTGGCACCGCAAGCATTTGGAGAAAATCAAGCAGAAAGAGCGGGAACGGCTCAAACAGCGGCCTCTGGCCGATGCTGGCCGCTCCAAACCGAAAGAGCGGACAAAAGCAGAACCCTCTCTGAGTAAGGAGCTGATGCGCTCCAAAAGCTCTGAAGCTTCTGACGCTTCCTGCAGAGACAAGCCTCTGAAAGACGTCACCGGCGCCAGAACCGTCTCTCTGGATGGACGCAGCCTCCCCACAATCAACACCAAGGTCATGACGGCCGTGGAAAACTGTCTGAGCAGGTCGCCGCGGCCCGAGAGCGAACGCAGCGGCCTCATGTCCCGATCCGTGTCTCTAGTGTCTGTAGCCAGCTCCGAGGATTCCTGTCAGGCCGCCACGTTAACGCCTAGGAATGCCGAGTACGACTCGGACATGACCCTGGAAGCCTCCGACTCCCAACCTGCTTTCCTCCAGTCTTCCCTCGTCATCCAAGCCGCCAGGTCGCCTTCTGTCCACGACAGAGATTGCAACAGTCTTCCAGATGTTCTGCAGAGCAACCGCACTCTGCTGGCGGGTAAACCCGAATCCCAGTTCCTCAGGACCGTTCTGGACGAAGACGCCAACGCCGTGGCTGAAGGCAGAGCGGTTGACCACCCTTCCAAAGGCCTTACTCCAATCACCGAAGAGGAGCTGAGATCAAAGGAGACCTCGGAGCCGGATGAGAGTCTGCAGCATTCCGATTCAGTCGCTGATCTCCTCACAGAGAAGGAAGGGTTCCCCCCTCCACACGCAGACAGAGAACTTCCAAGCAAAAGCCAGACTCTTCCACAGCCCAGCGCGCCTCATTCAGGTTCAGCGGAGCAGGCGGCTCCTCGTCCGCCCGATCCCACTGCTGTTCGGGACGTCCCGGGTCTGACGGAGAACACACAAGGAGAAAGTCACGGAGAGTCCGATCAGCCTTCCTCGTCCGCCGCTTCTCCAGCCGCTGAGCCTTCAGCACTCGCCAAACCCTTCCAGCAGAGAGAACCACCAACATCCGGGAGTGCCGACAGCCAAGCGCAGCCAGACGCGGAGAGTACACAGATTCCCGACAAGCCAGAGGAGAACCCGGACCTCCCAGAACCAGAGGAGAAGGCGGAGAATGTTCCAGAAGGAGCAGGAAGCTCCGTGTCGTCGGCCGTCCCGGCAGACGAGGCCTCCGCTGCTCTTTCCAAAACTCAGTCCACGTCTTCTCCCGAGGACAGTTCTGTAAATAACCAAGACTGTAAGAAatctagaacttcctgtgatgGCGCCGAGCCGTGTCTCCATCCAGCCACGGAGGAGAAGACGCCTCATGAAAGTGTTGATCTGAAGGCGGAAGAAGTGAGCCCCCAGAGCTCAGAGAGCATCTCTGCCCCCCTCTTCGCTGAGACGCCACCAGCTGAAGGAGACACCGAAGGCCCGGCTGAGCCCAAAGCCGAGCTCCTCGCTGAGCCCATGGAGGTCACGCCCGCCAACGACAAACCAGAGTCCGCCGTGGAGGAGCAGAGTCCGAGCACCGCCCAGCCCGCGGCGCAGACGGACAGCAGCAGCGCCTCGGGGAGCTCGTCCCCGCGCTCCGTGGACCATGAGACCGACTCCTCTGGAGCCAAGGTCAAAGTTCGCCCGGCCGAGGAAGACATGGACCTCCACGTGCCTCACCCACGCAAGAGGAAGATGCCCAAGCTGTCGCCTCCGCAGGTGTGGTCGTCCTCCCAGCAGGAGAAGGAGAAAGGCCAGCAGTCTCTGGCGGCCATCGTGGACTCTGTGAAGCTGGAGGAGATCGAGCCGTACCAGACGGAGAGAGCCAACCCGTACTACGAGTTCCTGCACATTCGCAAGAAGATCGAGGAGAAGCGCAAAGTCCTGTGCAGCGTCACGCCACAGCCGCCACAGTATTATGACGAATACGTCACTTTCAACGGATCCTACCTCCTGGATGGGAACCCGCTCAGCAAGCTGTGCATACCCATG ATCACGCCGCCGCCCTCGCTACCCGAGCCGCTGAAAGAGCTCTTCAAGCAGCAGGAGGTGGTCCGAATGAAGCTCCGACTGCAGCACAGCATCGAAAGG GAAAAGCTGATCGTTTCCAACGAGCAGGAAGTCCTTCGCGTCCATTACCGCGCTGCCAGAACACTAGCCAATCAGACGCTGCCTTTCAGTGCCTGCACCGTCCTGCTGGATGCAGAAGTGTACAACATGCCGCAGGACGTCCAG AGCGATGACGGGAAAACGTCAGTCAGAGACAGATTCAACGCCCGCCAGTTCATGTCCTGGTTACAAGACGTGGACGACAAGTTTGACAAACTGAAG ACGTGTCTCCTCATGAGGCAGCAGCACGAGGCGGCAGCGCTGAACGCCGTGCAGCGCCTGGAGTGgcagctgaagctgcaggagctggaCCCGGCCACCTACAAGTC
- the ankrd12 gene encoding ankyrin repeat domain-containing protein 12 isoform X2, translated as MAKPGSDRDGAMVDKQAGKKSKDKLSPFTKTPKLDRSELLGKEGKAKSSMKRKLSFTASPPRTEERDSDTDKDGPDKKKVKKEAGNKRSQASNLLFGYPLSERKQMALLMQMTANSPDSTPSHPSQTTPVQKKVPSSTSSRQKDKVNKRNERGETPLHMAAIRGDAKQVKELISLGADVNVKDFAGWTPLHEACNLGYYDVAKVLIAAGAEVNTQGLDDDTPLHDASSSGHTDIVKLLLRHGGNAFQANKRGERPVDVADSPELEQLLKGEASLSDQDDSSSESEDLPSVNPSSVDDNMEDTDTEKDSDGKLATKASSVAGLDEYEFKDEDEEEDLSKALNDRHILRRELRQREKEDKERNHVAGKHSSKAESSSKSKKQKTRINCSSDTSSDEMESLSGKRNSPTCSQSSEGHKPDTRAKKDHMEQKDKSKVKRKSKSQNKNKENQEDGKENSKTLALCLSTVCESSEKGREEDSFKMSFSPKDDSSVHLFHLSSIKSPNLNHSLADKQTPLKQENTKMSVPLSDGPCPVDAVKYNHYADAEFCTEGSSTKGCKHKEKSKHQQRECSGDGEDVSPCKDNSTDIGEGALRKTDVDGKVVKKHKLKHKEKDKHRREYEAERSRHRQKEARKDGHRNLEFDREFWKENFFKSDETDEPLGVKKEAEDNSSLHKALESSPVKEEKIVKEKHSNSKEKRIKEERERDKTVKKERKEEKLKDSKPSEHDERVECPGSGREDSLQSGMKEELEEKPVSGVTADQEQLEPSERAARKKADRKLPGKEKDSEKMERRHLDKEKKVKTEHSDRTETQNSVERWKEKERTGVISSLSPGDKSYRENEKPKSFSTAKKHEDGRKNKEKPDKRSDRERQDRDYGAGDHKEKDRANNEKRGKPLEKTSDHSKSDRSKEKDCDRKRREKVKDGALSSSSNLKAVLDEKRGFLSESAKVLFSKSKEEVVRTPEKDRDRRDQDRDLDRHRDKDRHKDRSQQAKVSKLKPSEVEADKNKSKTSPAARDAKPKEKRLVNDDLMQTSFERMLSMKDQEIELWHRKHLEKIKQKERERLKQRPLADAGRSKPKERTKAEPSLSKELMRSKSSEASDASCRDKPLKDVTGARTVSLDGRSLPTINTKVMTAVENCLSRSPRPESERSGLMSRSVSLVSVASSEDSCQAATLTPRNAEYDSDMTLEASDSQPAFLQSSLVIQAARSPSVHDRDCNSLPDVLQSNRTLLAGKPESQFLRTVLDEDANAVAEGRAVDHPSKGLTPITEEELRSKETSEPDESLQHSDSVADLLTEKEGFPPPHADRELPSKSQTLPQPSAPHSGSAEQAAPRPPDPTAVRDVPGLTENTQGESHGESDQPSSSAASPAAEPSALAKPFQQREPPTSGSADSQAQPDAESTQIPDKPEENPDLPEPEEKAENVPEGAGSSVSSAVPADEASAALSKTQSTSSPEDSSVNNQDCKKSRTSCDGAEPCLHPATEEKTPHESVDLKAEEVSPQSSESISAPLFAETPPAEGDTEGPAEPKAELLAEPMEVTPANDKPESAVEEQSPSTAQPAAQTDSSSASGSSSPRSVDHETDSSGAKVKVRPAEEDMDLHVPHPRKRKMPKLSPPQVWSSSQQEKEKGQQSLAAIVDSVKLEEIEPYQTERANPYYEFLHIRKKIEEKRKVLCSVTPQPPQYYDEYVTFNGSYLLDGNPLSKLCIPMITPPPSLPEPLKELFKQQEVVRMKLRLQHSIEREKLIVSNEQEVLRVHYRAARTLANQTLPFSACTVLLDAEVYNMPQDVQSDDGKTSVRDRFNARQFMSWLQDVDDKFDKLKTCLLMRQQHEAAALNAVQRLEWQLKLQELDPATYKSTSIFEIPEFYIPLVEVNDDFDLTPI; from the exons ATGGCCAAACCTGGGAGCGACCGAGATGGAGCCATGGTGGATAAGCAGGCGGGGAAGAAG AGCAAAGACAAGTTGTCTCCGTTCACCAAAACTCCCAAATTGGATCGGAGTGAATTACTGGGGAAGGAAGGAAAAGCCAAGTCTTCCATGAAGCGCAAGCTCTCCTTCACTGCAAGTCCGCCCCGGACGGAGGAGCGGGACTCAGACACTG ATAAAGACGGACCAGATAAGAAGAAGGTGAAGAAGGAGGCTGGAAACAAGAGATCGCAGGCGTCCAACCTGCTGTTTGGCTATCCTCTGTCAGAGCGCAAACAGATGGCTCTGCTGATGCAGATGACGGCCAACAGTCCAG ACTCCACACCCAGTCACCCGTCTCAAACCACCCCCGTGCAGAAGAAAGTTCCCAGCAGCACCTCGTCTCGACAGAAAGATAAAGTCAACAAGAGGAACGAGCGCGGGGAGACTCCCCTTCATATGGCAGCCATCCGAGGAGACGCAAAGCAAGTTAAGGAGCTCATTAGCCTGGGAGCTGATGTCAACGTCAAAGACTTTGCAG GTTGGACGCCTCTTCATGAAGCCTGTAATCTGGGCTACTACGACGTTGCCAAGGTTTTAATAGCAGCAGGTGCAGAGGTGAACACGCAGGGCCTGGATGACGACACGCCGCTTCACGATGCTTCCAGCAGCGGACACACAGAT ATTGTGAAGCTTCTCCTTCGTCATGGTGGCAATGCCTTCCAAGCGAACAAGCGCGGCGAGCGGCCGGTGGATGTGGCCGACTCTCCGGAGCTAGAGCAGCTATTAAAGGGAGAGGCTTCGCTGTCGGACCAAGATGACAGCTCCTCAG AATCTGAAGACCTTCCATCTGTCAATCCCTCCAGCGTGGATGACAACATGGAGGACACCGACACAGAGAAGGACTCAGACGGCAAACTGGCAACCAAGGCATCGTCCGTGGCAGGACTGGACGAGTACGAGTTCAAGGacgaggacgaggaggaggaccTGAGCAAAGCCCTGAACGACAGACACATCCTGAGGAGGGAGCTGCGGCAGCGGGAGAAGGAGGACAAAGAGAGGAATCATGTGGCAGGGAAGCACAGCAGCAAAGCAGAGTCTTCCTCAAAGTCTAAAAAGCAGAAGACTCGCATCAACTGCAGCTCCGACACCTCCAGCGACGAAATGGAAAGTCTGTCCGGAAAGAGGAACTCTCCCACCTGCTCGCAGAGCTCCGAGGGCCACAAGCCGGATACCCGAGCCAAAAAGGACCACATGGAGCAGAAGGACAAGAGCAAAGTAAAGAGGAAGAGCAAAAGCCAGAATAAAAACAAGGAGAACCAGGAGGATGGCAAAGAGAACAGTAAAACGCTAGCCCTGTGTCTTTCAACTGTGTGTGAGAGCAGCGAGAAAGGTCGGGAAGAGGACTCCTTCAAGATGTCTTTCAGTCCAAAGGATGACTCCTCCGTCCACCTCTTCCACCTGTCATCCATCAAGTCTCCTAACCTGAACCACAGCCTGGCAGATAAACAAACCCCACTCAAGCAGGAAAACACTAAGATGAGCGTGCCCCTCAGCGACGGCCCGTGTCCGGTGGACGCCGTCAAATACAACCACTACGCCGACGCCGAGTTCTGCACTGAAGGCTCCAGCACCAAGGGCTGCAAGCACAAGGAGAAGAGCAAGCACCAGCAGAGAGAGTGCAGCGGGGACGGGGAGGACGTCAGCCCCTGCAAAGACAACAGCACGGACATCGGCGAGGGCGCCTTACGGAAGACGGACGTGGACGGAAAAGTAGTCAAAAAGCATAAACTGAAACACAAGGAGAAGGACAAACACAGGAGGGAGTACGAGGCCGAGCGCAGCCGCCACAGGCAGAAGGAGGCCAGGAAGGACGGCCACAGGAATTTGGAGTTTGACAGAGAGTTCTGGAaggaaaactttttcaaaagtgATGAGACAGACGAACCTCTGGGAGTAAAAAAGGAAGCTGAAGACAACAGCTCGCTTCATAAGGCGCTGGAATCCTCTCCtgtcaaagaggagaaaatcgTCAAGGAGAAACATTCCAACAGCAAGGAGAAGAGGATAAAAGAGGAGCGAGAGAGAGACAAGACCGTGAAGAAGGAGCGGAAAGAGGAGAAGCTGAAGGATTCCAAACCCAGTGAGCACGACGAAAGAGTGGAGTGCCCCGGCTCCGGCCGCGAGGACTCGCTGCAGAGCGGCAtgaaagaggagctggaggagaagcCAGTAAGTGGAGTCACAGCTGATCAGGAACAGCTGGAGCCTTCAGAGAGAGCCGCACGCAAGAAAGCAGACAGGAAGCTCCCAGGAAAGGAGAAGGATTCCGAGAAAATGGAGAGAAGGCATCTTGACAAGGAAAAGAAggttaaaacagaacattctgACAGAACTGAAACCCAGAACTCAGTGGAGCgttggaaagaaaaagaaagaacaggAGTCATTTCTTCCCTCTCACCTGGAGACAAAAGCTACAGAGAAAACGAGAAACCCAAATCCTTCTCCACTGCAAAAAAGCATGAAGACGgcaggaaaaataaagaaaagcccGACAAACGCTCCGACAGGGAGCGGCAGGACAGAGACTACGGTGCAGGAGACCACAAGGAAAAAGATCGAGCAAACAACGAAAAGAGAGGGAAACCTCTGGAGAAAACCTCTGATCACAGCAAATCGGACCGATCCAAGGAGAAGGACTGTGACAGGAAGAGGAGAGAGAAGGTTAAAGATGGAGCTCTGTCCTCGAGCTCCAATCTGAAAGCAGTTCTAGACGAGAAGAGAGGCTTCCTGTCAGAGAGTGCCAAAGTCCTGTTCTCCAAATCTAAAGAGGAGGTTGTGAGAACGCCAGAGAAGGATCGTGACAGGCGAGACCAGGACCGAGACCTGGACCGACACAGGGACAAAGACCGGCACAAGGACCGGTCCCAGCAGGCAAAAGTTAGCAAGCTCAAACCCAGCGAGGTGGAGGCAGACAAGAACAAATCCAAAACCTCTCCAGCAGCACGAGACGCCAAGCCCAAGGAGAAGCGGCTGGTCAACGACGACCTGATGCAGACCAGCTTTGAGCGCATGCTCAGCATGAAGGACCAGGAGATCGAGCTCTGGCACCGCAAGCATTTGGAGAAAATCAAGCAGAAAGAGCGGGAACGGCTCAAACAGCGGCCTCTGGCCGATGCTGGCCGCTCCAAACCGAAAGAGCGGACAAAAGCAGAACCCTCTCTGAGTAAGGAGCTGATGCGCTCCAAAAGCTCTGAAGCTTCTGACGCTTCCTGCAGAGACAAGCCTCTGAAAGACGTCACCGGCGCCAGAACCGTCTCTCTGGATGGACGCAGCCTCCCCACAATCAACACCAAGGTCATGACGGCCGTGGAAAACTGTCTGAGCAGGTCGCCGCGGCCCGAGAGCGAACGCAGCGGCCTCATGTCCCGATCCGTGTCTCTAGTGTCTGTAGCCAGCTCCGAGGATTCCTGTCAGGCCGCCACGTTAACGCCTAGGAATGCCGAGTACGACTCGGACATGACCCTGGAAGCCTCCGACTCCCAACCTGCTTTCCTCCAGTCTTCCCTCGTCATCCAAGCCGCCAGGTCGCCTTCTGTCCACGACAGAGATTGCAACAGTCTTCCAGATGTTCTGCAGAGCAACCGCACTCTGCTGGCGGGTAAACCCGAATCCCAGTTCCTCAGGACCGTTCTGGACGAAGACGCCAACGCCGTGGCTGAAGGCAGAGCGGTTGACCACCCTTCCAAAGGCCTTACTCCAATCACCGAAGAGGAGCTGAGATCAAAGGAGACCTCGGAGCCGGATGAGAGTCTGCAGCATTCCGATTCAGTCGCTGATCTCCTCACAGAGAAGGAAGGGTTCCCCCCTCCACACGCAGACAGAGAACTTCCAAGCAAAAGCCAGACTCTTCCACAGCCCAGCGCGCCTCATTCAGGTTCAGCGGAGCAGGCGGCTCCTCGTCCGCCCGATCCCACTGCTGTTCGGGACGTCCCGGGTCTGACGGAGAACACACAAGGAGAAAGTCACGGAGAGTCCGATCAGCCTTCCTCGTCCGCCGCTTCTCCAGCCGCTGAGCCTTCAGCACTCGCCAAACCCTTCCAGCAGAGAGAACCACCAACATCCGGGAGTGCCGACAGCCAAGCGCAGCCAGACGCGGAGAGTACACAGATTCCCGACAAGCCAGAGGAGAACCCGGACCTCCCAGAACCAGAGGAGAAGGCGGAGAATGTTCCAGAAGGAGCAGGAAGCTCCGTGTCGTCGGCCGTCCCGGCAGACGAGGCCTCCGCTGCTCTTTCCAAAACTCAGTCCACGTCTTCTCCCGAGGACAGTTCTGTAAATAACCAAGACTGTAAGAAatctagaacttcctgtgatgGCGCCGAGCCGTGTCTCCATCCAGCCACGGAGGAGAAGACGCCTCATGAAAGTGTTGATCTGAAGGCGGAAGAAGTGAGCCCCCAGAGCTCAGAGAGCATCTCTGCCCCCCTCTTCGCTGAGACGCCACCAGCTGAAGGAGACACCGAAGGCCCGGCTGAGCCCAAAGCCGAGCTCCTCGCTGAGCCCATGGAGGTCACGCCCGCCAACGACAAACCAGAGTCCGCCGTGGAGGAGCAGAGTCCGAGCACCGCCCAGCCCGCGGCGCAGACGGACAGCAGCAGCGCCTCGGGGAGCTCGTCCCCGCGCTCCGTGGACCATGAGACCGACTCCTCTGGAGCCAAGGTCAAAGTTCGCCCGGCCGAGGAAGACATGGACCTCCACGTGCCTCACCCACGCAAGAGGAAGATGCCCAAGCTGTCGCCTCCGCAGGTGTGGTCGTCCTCCCAGCAGGAGAAGGAGAAAGGCCAGCAGTCTCTGGCGGCCATCGTGGACTCTGTGAAGCTGGAGGAGATCGAGCCGTACCAGACGGAGAGAGCCAACCCGTACTACGAGTTCCTGCACATTCGCAAGAAGATCGAGGAGAAGCGCAAAGTCCTGTGCAGCGTCACGCCACAGCCGCCACAGTATTATGACGAATACGTCACTTTCAACGGATCCTACCTCCTGGATGGGAACCCGCTCAGCAAGCTGTGCATACCCATG ATCACGCCGCCGCCCTCGCTACCCGAGCCGCTGAAAGAGCTCTTCAAGCAGCAGGAGGTGGTCCGAATGAAGCTCCGACTGCAGCACAGCATCGAAAGG GAAAAGCTGATCGTTTCCAACGAGCAGGAAGTCCTTCGCGTCCATTACCGCGCTGCCAGAACACTAGCCAATCAGACGCTGCCTTTCAGTGCCTGCACCGTCCTGCTGGATGCAGAAGTGTACAACATGCCGCAGGACGTCCAG AGCGATGACGGGAAAACGTCAGTCAGAGACAGATTCAACGCCCGCCAGTTCATGTCCTGGTTACAAGACGTGGACGACAAGTTTGACAAACTGAAG ACGTGTCTCCTCATGAGGCAGCAGCACGAGGCGGCAGCGCTGAACGCCGTGCAGCGCCTGGAGTGgcagctgaagctgcaggagctggaCCCGGCCACCTACAAGTC